The DNA segment TGGGACTGTCGTTTGGGGGGATTTTGGGGGGGCTGGCGGTTATGGGATATGGCCGCTGCTGGCGGCATGGCGGGAATGCCTTCGGCTGCGCGGTGTGCGACCCCAGAGAAAAAGCGGCCCTTGGGCCGCTTTTTTTGTCGTGGTCTCGACTACCGATTACTTCAGCGCGTCAAACACTTGCGCGGTAATTTCGTCGACGTTGCCGACGCCGGAGATCTTCCGGTACTTCGGCGGCGCTACCTTCGCACCGGCATCGCCCTTGGCGGCCCAGTCCGAGTAGTAGTCGACCAGCGGGCGGGTTTGCTGCGAGTACACGTCCAGGCGCTTCTTGACGGTTTCTTCCTTGTCGTCGTCGCGCTGGATCAGCGCTTCGCCGGTTTCGTCGTCGATGCCGTCGGCCTTGGGCGGGTTGTACTTGACGTGGTAGGTACGGCCCGATGCCACATGGACGCGGCGGCCGCTCATGCGCTCGATGATGGCGTCGAACGGCACGTCGATTTCCAGCACGTAGTCGATCGCGACGCCGGCTTCCTTCATCGCCTCGGCTTGCGGGATGGTGCGCGGGAAGCCGTCGAACAGGTAGCCGTTCTTGCAGTCGTCCTGCTTCAGCCGGTCCTTCACCAGGCCGATGATGATGTCATCCGACACCAGCCCGCCTGCATCCATGACCTTCTTGGCTTCCACGCCCAGGGGGGTGCCCGCCTTCACCGCCGCGCGCAGCATGTCGCCGGTGGAGATTTGCGGAATGCCGAACTTCTCGCAGATGAACTTGGCTTGCGTGCCTTTGCCGGCGCCAGGCGCGCCCAACAGGATCAAACGCATTTACGGGTCCTCAGAGTTTTGAATCTGGTATGGCGGGAGATCAGAAGGAGGGTAATGCCGCAACTTGACGCAAGACTTACTGCTGTCTTGTTCGGATGATGACGGCATCTGGCGCGGGCACGGCCCACGCGGACGTCCGGCGGCGGCTGCCAGGGGGATGGCGGCGCGGCACACCAGTCGGGCTCTATCTTTATCTCCCCACCGAGCCTTGGCCGGCGGCGCGTTGGCGCACAGCCGGGGCGGCCCTGTATCGGCAAGCATTATGCCATGAGGCGGCGCGAATTCGGCCTGAAATCCGCCCCCGGGGTCAGGTTGCAGCAGATTGAACCTGAGCGGGCGGCTGGCCCCATCGGGTGGCGCCCAGGATGGCGATCAGGGTCCGTCCTGTGCCATCGACCCGGCCCAAAGGGCGCGGACGCGCTCCAGGTCGGCCGGGGTGTCGACGCCGGGCGCTGGCGCGGCGCTGGTTTCGAGCACCGCGATGCGCTCTCCATGCCACATGGCGCGCAGCTGCTCCAGCGCCTCGGTCTGCTCCAGCGGCGCGGCCGGCAGCGTCGGGAAGCGGCGCAGGAAGCCGGCGCGATAGGCGTACAGGCCGATATGGCGCAGCACCGGCATGGCCGGCAGCGGCACCTGGGCCGTGGCGGCCGGGGCGGCGGGGACGCCGGACCAGGCGTCGCGCGCCCACGGGATCGGCGCGCGCGAGAAGTACAGCGCGCGGCCGGCGGCGTCGCAGACTACCTTGACCACGTTGGGATTGAAGACCTCGGCGATCTCGTGCAGCGGGTGTGCCGCGGTGGCGATGGCGCAGTCGGCGTGGTGCGCCAGGTGCAGCGCCACCTCGTCGATCAGCGACGGCTCGATCAGCGGTTCGTCGCCCTGCACGTTGACCACGATCGCGTCGTCGGCCAGGCCAAGTTGCGCGGCGACTTCGGCCAGGCGGTCGGTGCCGGACGGGTGGTCGGCGCGGGTCAGCACGGCTTCGATACCGTGGTCGGCGCAGGCCCTGGCCACTGCCGGGGCATCGGTGGCGACCACGGTCCGCTGGGCCGACGAGGCGTGGGCGCGCTCGGCGACGCGCACGATCATCGGGCGTCCGCCGATATCGGCCAGCGGCTTGTCAGGCAGGCGGGTCGAAGCGAGCCGTGCGGGGATGACGACGGTGAAGGCCGGGACGGTCATGGTGCTGACTCAGTTGTCCTCAGTTGCCGTTCGCCGGCGTGTCCGGGTCGATGACACGCCCCGGCACCGACTGGCGCGCTTCGTCGGCCAGCATCACGGGGATGCCATCGCGGATCGGGTATGCCAGCTTGTCTGCGTGGCAGATCAGTTCCTGCGCGGCGCGGTCGTATTCCAGCTTGCCCTTGCACAGCGGGCAGACCAGGATTTCAAGCAGCCGGTTGTCCATCTCGGTGTTCCTCGTTGCGCCCGGCGCTGCCGGACGTGGCCGCCGCGGACTGCGCGGTCGGTGCCGTGTTGATATGCGCCAGCACGGCGCTGCGGATTTTGTCGATCAGGCCCGCGTCGATCACCGGCCTGGTAGGCACGACCCAGATGCGCGGGTCGTCGAAGCGCTCGCATTTTACGGCATCCTTTTCGGTGATCAGGATCACGTCCGCATCGAGCGCGTCGGCGTTGCCGGCAAAGGGGTCGTCGGCGAAGTCATAGTGGTCGGGCAGCGGCAGCGTCTTCGGCGACAGGCCCGCGCCGCGCAGGCTGGCGAAGAAGCGCTCGGGGTTGCCGATGCCCGCCGCGGCCAGCACGCGCCGGCCAGCAAAGGCGGAAACCGGCCGCGCCATGGTCGGGTCGTTCAGCTGCCACGCGTCTTCCAGCTCCAGCCGCATGCCGTACACGCCGGGGCGGTCAGGCGTGGCGCGGAAGTTGGGATCGTTGATCAGCGTGGCGTCGCGCGGGCGCGTCAGCGGCTCGCGCAGCGGGCCAGCCGGCAGCATCAGGCCGTTGCCGCCCATGCGCGTGTCGAACATCACGATTTCGAAGTCGCGCTGCAGCTTGTAGTGCTGCAGGCCGTCGTCGAGCAGCAGCACATTGACGCCGGGGTGCGACACCAGCATGGTCTGCGCGCACAGCGCGCGGTCCGGGTACACCCATACCGGCACATCGGTGGCGCGCGCGATCAGCAGCGGCTCGTCGCCGACGTCGCTGGCCTGCGAGGTCGGCTTGACCCGGCGCGGATGCTTCAGTTCGACGCCATAGCCGCGCGACACCACGCCGGGCCGCAGCCCGGCCTCGGTCAGCGCGCGCGCCAGCGCGATCACGGCCGGCGTCTTGCCGGTGCCGCCCACGGTGACGTTGCCGACCACCACCACCGGCATCGGCAGCCGCGTGGATTTGAACCAGCCGCGCTGGTAGCCGTGCCGGCGCACGCGGGCCACCAGCCCGAACAGCAGCGAGAAGGGCAGCATGACCCAGGCAAACCAGCCGCGGCGCTGCCACTGGGCGGTCACGAAGTCGGCGAGGGCATGGCGGGGAGCGGGCATGGACGCGGCGGGTCGTTCAGGACGTGGATGGGATGGGATTGTAGTGCGCCCGGGAGTTCGCGCCCGAATGGGAGGAAGAGAAGGAAGGGAGGATCGGCGAACACCGGCGGATCCGCCCATTATGGGCACTGCGCAGCGCATGGGGCAAGCCTGACCCTTGCGCTGCCCCCGAGGGAGAGCAGCGCTCAGCGCGGTTGCGAGCTCTGCGTGGCGAAAGTCAGGCGCGACAGCCCGGCCAGCCGCGCGGCCTCCATCACGTTCACGACCGCCTGGTGGCTGGCCTGCGCGTCGGCGTTGACGATCACCACCGGCGGCTGGCCGTTGCCTGCGGGCCCCGACGCGGCGCGCAGGCGGTCGGCCAGGCTGGTCACGTCCTTCTGCTCCAGCACCTGCTTGTTGACCGAGTAGACCCCGCGCGAGGACACCGACACCACGATCTCGTGCGGCCGCTGCTGGGCGCGCTCGGCGTCGGCGGTGGGCAGCTGGATCTGCAGCTCGGTAAAGCGCGAGTACGTGGTCGTGATCATCAGGAAGATCAGGATCACGAGCAGCACGTCGATCAGCGGGATCAGGTTGATCTCCGGCTCTTCGCGCCGCTGGCGGGAACGGAATCGCATGGCTTGATCCGGGATCAGCTGCGGCGTTGCGGCAGGATCGCGTCCAGGAACGCGGTGGCGCGGAATTCCAGCTCGGCCACGTAGTCGTCCACGCGGCGGCGGAAGTAGCGCCAGAAGATCAGCGCCGGGATCGCCACGATCAGGCCGAAGGCGGTGTTGTACAGCGCCACCGAGATGCCGTGCGCCAGCTGTTCCGGATTGGCGCCGGTGCCACCCTGGCTGCCGAAGATCTCGATCATGCCGATCACGGTGCCGAGCAGGCCCATCAGCGGCGCGACCGAGGCGATCGTGCCGAGCGCGTTCAGGTAGCGCTCCAGCTCGTGCGCAACCACGCGGCCGGCTTCCTCGACCACGTCCTTGGCGGCATCGCGCGAAGTGTGAGGCTGCAGCACCACATGGCGCAGGCCTGCGGCCAGCACCCGGCCGAGCGGCGAATTCTGTTCCAGCGTGTTGACCACTTCCGGCGTGGCCCGGCGCTGCTGCGCAGCGGCCAGCGCTTCTTCATAGAGCCGGGGCGGCAGCACCTTGCTGCGCTTGAGCGACAGGAAACGTTCGACGACCAGCGCCAGCGCGAGGACCGAGGCCAGCAACAGCGGCCAGATCGGCCAGCCGGCCGCTTGAATGATGGAAAACAATTGGACCCCCGGGATCGACAACCCAGTAAAGAAACCCCAACCAGCTGGTCGGCATGCCTTGAGGCGCGTCAGCAGGCAGCGCTCCGGCATTGCTCTGAAAAATCAGGCGCAACTCTACCCCGCGGCCTGCCGCGCGGCAAGCGACGGCCGGGCCGGCTGTCTCGGGCGCGCATCGGCGCTGGGTGATGTCGCCGGCGGCTTTCCACAGGGAGCAGGGACAGTGCTGTGGATCGATTGTGGAAAGCCGCCTGACAAGCGATCCAAGTCCTTGATTCGCAAGAGGAAGCCAAGCCCTGCTTAAAAATTGTGCAGGCGGGTGCGAGGATGCCCGAGGCGCATGCCGCACACCGGTGGAAAACCCAGTTTGACGCTGCCGCGTACCGCGTCCATGCGCTGCGGCGCGGATCGGTGGGGTCTTCCACACTAGTGCGGGACAGCATTGTGGAGCGGTTGTGGACAGGTATCGGAGAAGGCGCCTAAGCCTTTGATTTTTAAAGCATGGTCTGTGGTTGCTTAAAAATAAGGCAAACGCAGGCGGGCACGCCGCCGAAGTGGCCTGCGGCGCTCGGCATGGGTAAACCCCGGCTTTTCCACACAGGGCAGGGAGAGAATTGTGGATGGCCTGTGGATAAAGTCTGGAGAGGTGGGCTAACCCATTGATTTGACAGGCGGAAAAGTTTTCTGCCTGTAAATTGAGCAGGGCTGTCGATACTGCCCGTTCCACATGGTGCAGTGCCGGTTCGCAGCATGGCGCGACGGCTACGCCGCTTGGCGCGTGATGCCAGTTGCGCTTGGCGCCTTTAGCGGGCGGAAAGTCGGGTAAACACCGCGTTTTATCCAGAATTCCTGTGGATAACTTTGTGAACAAGCCCTGTCGGCGCCCGCTAAGTGGTTGATGCAAAAGAGAATTGGTTATATTGCCTAATTTTTGTTTCAATCATAAACCTCATAAAAATCAAAGGGTTGTACGAAACGATGCGGGCTGTGGGACGGGCTGGGGCCACCAACGGGACCCCCTTGACAGACCGGTTATGCTGTGGACATGTCCTATTTACGCCGCTTGCCGGACGTGATCCATGCCTGACCTGCCCACCTTTTCGCGTGACGCTTCCTCCACCGGCCAGCGCAGCGGCCGTGAGGTCATTCCTGTAGGCGAGCTAAACCACACGATCGCCCGCTTGCTGGAGCGAAGCTTTCCCCTGGCCTGGGTGCGCGGCGAAATTTCCAACTTCACCCGCGCGGCCAGCGGCCACTGGTATTTTTCGCTCAAGGATGCGCGCGCCCAGATCCGCTGCGTGATGTTCCGCGGCCGCAACCAGCATGTTGACTTCCAGCCGCGCGAGGGCGAGGCGGTCGAGGTGCGCGCCGTGGTCACGATGTACGAGGCGCGTGGCGAATTGCAGCTCGGCGTGGAGGCGATGCGCCGCGCCGGGCTGGGCAACCTGTACGAAGCTTTCCTGAGGCTGAAGGAGAAGCTGGCGCAGGCCGGCCTCTTCGACCCAGAGCGCAAGCGGCAGGTGCCGGCGCACCCGCGCACCATCGGTGTCATCACCTCGCTGCAGGCTGCCGCCTTGCGCGATGTGCTGACCACGCTGCGCCGGCGCGCGCCGCATGTGCCGGTGGTGGTCTACCCGGTACCGGTGCAGGGTGCCGGCGCGGCACAGAAGATCGCCGACATGATCGACCTGGCCGATGCGCGCGGCGAGTGCGAGGTGCTGATCCTGTGCCGCGGCGGGGGCAGCATCGAAGACCTGTGGTCGTTCAATGAAGAGGCGGTGGCGCACGCGATCGCGCGGTGCGCGCTGCCGCTGATTTCCGGCGTGGGGCACGAGACCGACTTCACCATTGCCGATTTCGTCGCCGACGTGCGCGCGCCCACGCCGACCGGCGCGGCCGAACTGGTCAGCCCCGACCGCTCGCACCTGCTGGCGCAGACCCTGCGTGGCCGCGATGCGCTGGCGCAGGCGATGCGACGCACGCTGGACTTGCGCGCCCAGCACCTGGACTGGCTGGCGCGGCGCGTGCGCAGCCCGCAGGCGCAGCTGCAGGAACGCCGCGCGCGCGTCGACAATCTGGCCCGACACTTGCGATCGGCATTGCGCGACACCGTGGTGTCGCAGCGGCATCGCCAGCAAGTGCTGGCGATGCGCTGGAGCGCCTGCCGGCCCGACACCGCCGCCGCACAGGCCGACCTGGGGCGGTTGTGGCAGCGGCTGCAGGCCGCCGCCGCGCGCCGCCACGAGCGCGCCGGCCAGCGCCTGGCGCGCGCGGCCGGTGCGCTGGAGTTGCTGGCGCCGCAGCGCACGCTCGAACGCGGCTACGCGGTGCTGCTCGACCAGCGCGGACGCGCGCTGCGCTCGCCCACTGAAATCCGCCCGGGCAGCGTGGTCGAGGCCCACCTGGCCGAGGGCGTTGCCGACCTGTCGATCGCCGGCGTGCAGCCGAAGCTGCCTGAATTCTGAGCGCGCGCATGTCCGCAACGAGTCCGATCCGCGCCCCGGGGAACGCTTGGGAAGCGCTTGGGAAGCGCTTGGGAAGCGCTTGGGGAAGGGCGCGGAAAACCCCCGGAAACCCGCGCCCGGACAAACTAACATCGAAGCAGGGGGCATAGGCCCGCGGTTTGCGTGGGTATTCCAAGTCCCCTACAATCGACAGTTCCGGACCCCACAACCCCAACCCACAGAGACAGAACAATGGAACACAAGCTCCCCCCGCTTCCGTACGCGCATGATGCCCTGGCTCCGCACATCTCCAAGGAGACGCTGGAGTTCCATCATGACAAGCACCACCAGACCTACGTCACCAACCTGAACAACCTCATCAAGGGCACCGAGTTCGAGAACGCGACCCTGGAAGAGATCGTCAAGAAGTCGTCGGGCGGCATCTTCAACAACGCTGCCCAGGTGTGGAACCACACCTTCTACTGGGATTCGCTGAAGCCCAACGGCGGCGGCCAGCCGACCGGCGCGCTGGCTGATGCCATCAACGCCAAGTGGGGCTCGTTCGACAAGTTCAAGGAAGAGTTCACCAAGACCGCCGTCGGCACCTTCGGTTCGGGCTGGGCCTGGCTGGTGAAGAAGGCCGATGGCTCGCTGGACCTGGTGTCCACTTCCAACGCCGCCACCCCGCTGACCACCGACGCCAAGCCGCTGCTGACCTGCGACGTGTGGGAACACGCTTACTACATCGACTACCGCAATGCCCGTCCGAAGTACGTCGAGGCATTCTGGAACGTCGTGAACTGGGACTTCGCCGGCTCGAATTTCGCTGGCTGATCCACGGATCACCGTCTCATGAAAAAGGGCCGCAAGGCCCTTTTTTCTTGCACGCTCGCCTCCGCTTCAATCCTGCTTCGGCTGTCCGTTCGACGCCATCAGTCCGCCATCCACCGGCAAATTGACGCCAGTGACAAAGCGCGCCCCGAGACCGTCGACACATTGACGATGCAGCTGCGCGC comes from the Cupriavidus sp. P-10 genome and includes:
- the adk gene encoding adenylate kinase encodes the protein MRLILLGAPGAGKGTQAKFICEKFGIPQISTGDMLRAAVKAGTPLGVEAKKVMDAGGLVSDDIIIGLVKDRLKQDDCKNGYLFDGFPRTIPQAEAMKEAGVAIDYVLEIDVPFDAIIERMSGRRVHVASGRTYHVKYNPPKADGIDDETGEALIQRDDDKEETVKKRLDVYSQQTRPLVDYYSDWAAKGDAGAKVAPPKYRKISGVGNVDEITAQVFDALK
- the kdsB gene encoding 3-deoxy-manno-octulosonate cytidylyltransferase → MTVPAFTVVIPARLASTRLPDKPLADIGGRPMIVRVAERAHASSAQRTVVATDAPAVARACADHGIEAVLTRADHPSGTDRLAEVAAQLGLADDAIVVNVQGDEPLIEPSLIDEVALHLAHHADCAIATAAHPLHEIAEVFNPNVVKVVCDAAGRALYFSRAPIPWARDAWSGVPAAPAATAQVPLPAMPVLRHIGLYAYRAGFLRRFPTLPAAPLEQTEALEQLRAMWHGERIAVLETSAAPAPGVDTPADLERVRALWAGSMAQDGP
- a CDS encoding Trm112 family protein is translated as MDNRLLEILVCPLCKGKLEYDRAAQELICHADKLAYPIRDGIPVMLADEARQSVPGRVIDPDTPANGN
- the lpxK gene encoding tetraacyldisaccharide 4'-kinase translates to MPAPRHALADFVTAQWQRRGWFAWVMLPFSLLFGLVARVRRHGYQRGWFKSTRLPMPVVVVGNVTVGGTGKTPAVIALARALTEAGLRPGVVSRGYGVELKHPRRVKPTSQASDVGDEPLLIARATDVPVWVYPDRALCAQTMLVSHPGVNVLLLDDGLQHYKLQRDFEIVMFDTRMGGNGLMLPAGPLREPLTRPRDATLINDPNFRATPDRPGVYGMRLELEDAWQLNDPTMARPVSAFAGRRVLAAAGIGNPERFFASLRGAGLSPKTLPLPDHYDFADDPFAGNADALDADVILITEKDAVKCERFDDPRIWVVPTRPVIDAGLIDKIRSAVLAHINTAPTAQSAAATSGSAGRNEEHRDGQPAA
- a CDS encoding ExbD/TolR family protein: MRFRSRQRREEPEINLIPLIDVLLVILIFLMITTTYSRFTELQIQLPTADAERAQQRPHEIVVSVSSRGVYSVNKQVLEQKDVTSLADRLRAASGPAGNGQPPVVIVNADAQASHQAVVNVMEAARLAGLSRLTFATQSSQPR
- a CDS encoding MotA/TolQ/ExbB proton channel family protein, coding for MFSIIQAAGWPIWPLLLASVLALALVVERFLSLKRSKVLPPRLYEEALAAAQQRRATPEVVNTLEQNSPLGRVLAAGLRHVVLQPHTSRDAAKDVVEEAGRVVAHELERYLNALGTIASVAPLMGLLGTVIGMIEIFGSQGGTGANPEQLAHGISVALYNTAFGLIVAIPALIFWRYFRRRVDDYVAELEFRATAFLDAILPQRRS
- the xseA gene encoding exodeoxyribonuclease VII large subunit; translation: MPDLPTFSRDASSTGQRSGREVIPVGELNHTIARLLERSFPLAWVRGEISNFTRAASGHWYFSLKDARAQIRCVMFRGRNQHVDFQPREGEAVEVRAVVTMYEARGELQLGVEAMRRAGLGNLYEAFLRLKEKLAQAGLFDPERKRQVPAHPRTIGVITSLQAAALRDVLTTLRRRAPHVPVVVYPVPVQGAGAAQKIADMIDLADARGECEVLILCRGGGSIEDLWSFNEEAVAHAIARCALPLISGVGHETDFTIADFVADVRAPTPTGAAELVSPDRSHLLAQTLRGRDALAQAMRRTLDLRAQHLDWLARRVRSPQAQLQERRARVDNLARHLRSALRDTVVSQRHRQQVLAMRWSACRPDTAAAQADLGRLWQRLQAAAARRHERAGQRLARAAGALELLAPQRTLERGYAVLLDQRGRALRSPTEIRPGSVVEAHLAEGVADLSIAGVQPKLPEF
- the sodB gene encoding superoxide dismutase [Fe] — translated: MEHKLPPLPYAHDALAPHISKETLEFHHDKHHQTYVTNLNNLIKGTEFENATLEEIVKKSSGGIFNNAAQVWNHTFYWDSLKPNGGGQPTGALADAINAKWGSFDKFKEEFTKTAVGTFGSGWAWLVKKADGSLDLVSTSNAATPLTTDAKPLLTCDVWEHAYYIDYRNARPKYVEAFWNVVNWDFAGSNFAG